In Xenorhabdus nematophila ATCC 19061, one DNA window encodes the following:
- a CDS encoding YqgE/AlgH family protein, with product MNLQHHFLIAMPSLSDPYFNRSVVYICEHDQNGAMGLVINKPIAQVSIESILQKLDIAPEDRDKAINLNRPVMAGGPLSEEHGFILHTPQSGFGSSIQISAQTMITTSKDMLEALGTPRQPKNILMTLGYASWETGQLEKEIMENSWLTVSAEPSIIFNTPIADRWHEAAALLGINIYNLALQAGHA from the coding sequence ATGAATCTACAGCACCATTTCCTTATTGCCATGCCTTCGCTCTCTGATCCTTATTTCAATCGTTCTGTAGTTTATATCTGCGAACATGATCAAAACGGGGCAATGGGATTAGTGATTAATAAACCGATAGCTCAGGTTTCTATCGAAAGTATCTTACAGAAGTTAGATATTGCACCTGAAGACAGAGACAAGGCTATCAATCTCAATAGACCCGTGATGGCAGGTGGGCCACTGTCTGAAGAACACGGTTTCATTCTGCATACACCGCAGTCAGGTTTTGGTTCCAGCATTCAGATCTCCGCACAGACCATGATCACGACATCCAAAGATATGCTGGAAGCACTGGGAACGCCGCGCCAACCGAAGAATATTTTGATGACCCTCGGCTATGCAAGTTGGGAAACAGGGCAATTGGAAAAAGAGATTATGGAAAATAGCTGGCTGACTGTCAGCGCAGAACCCTCTATCATTTTCAATACACCTATTGCCGATCGCTGGCATGAAGCTGCGGCTTTACTGGGGATCAATATTTATAATCTCGCATTACAAGCAGGACATGCCTGA
- the ruvX gene encoding Holliday junction resolvase RuvX: MKNRTIIAFDFGTRSIGAAIGQEVTGTARALSAFKANEGSPNWQLIEKLLKEWQPDLVIVGLPLNMDGTEQPVTAQARKFANRLHGRFGVQVALHDERLTTVEARSHLFDHGGYKALNKGKVDAASAVIILESWFERNQ; this comes from the coding sequence ATGAAAAACCGCACTATCATTGCTTTCGATTTTGGCACTCGCAGTATTGGCGCCGCTATCGGGCAAGAAGTTACAGGCACAGCCAGAGCACTCTCAGCCTTTAAAGCCAACGAAGGTTCCCCAAACTGGCAACTCATTGAGAAACTGCTCAAAGAATGGCAGCCCGACTTGGTTATTGTCGGTCTGCCTCTCAATATGGATGGCACAGAACAACCTGTCACCGCCCAAGCCCGTAAATTCGCCAACCGCCTGCATGGGCGTTTTGGTGTTCAGGTGGCACTCCATGATGAACGGTTAACCACGGTAGAAGCCCGTTCTCACTTATTCGATCACGGGGGCTACAAGGCGTTGAATAAAGGCAAAGTTGATGCGGCTTCTGCTGTCATCATTCTGGAAAGCTGGTTTGAGCGCAATCAATGA